GGCGTTTTGGTATTTCCCCGGAGCTGCCGGCCTTTCTTTTATTGGCCCTTCTTGGAGTGCAGCTTTCCCGAATTGATTTTGCCCTCCATTTACTGCCGAACGGCCTTGTTCTGAGTCTTCTGGGGGGCGGCTTGGTACTCCTGGGGGTCTCTTCCGCGCTCTCACCGGGGTGGCCGGAGCTGCTCAGAGCCCTCCTCGGAGGGCTGGTTTTGTTCGCCGGCTACCTGATTTTGGGAATTATTTCGCCGCGCAGCCTCGGAATGGGCGATGTGAAGCTCGCAGCTCCGCTTGGACTGTACTTGGGGTACTTGGGTTGGAAGCAAGTACTCTTCGGCGGACTACTGGGGTTCGTGGTGGGCGGGGTGCTCACGGTGCTGATGTTACGGCTGAGATCCGCGGAAAAACCGGCCGAAACGGCCCACGGCCCCGCTATGGTTGCAGCTGCCCTGGGCGTCGTGCTGGTGCTCCAGTAGTACGTCCTTAGCTCTTCTCTTCGGGGTCCGCAGCGGCCGGTTCCGCCCGGAAAAACCTAAGTCTCCTGAGCTTTCCAAGTAGTCCCATGGCTGTTTCCGTGCCAAAACTGAGTACTCCCCCGGGACCCTACGTGTGAGCGGATATTGGCGCGCCAATAAATCGAGTACGACTACGCATTGTTCCTTGCCATGCCCCTGGGGAATTCTTGAGACATCGAATTCCGGACCGCTAAAGGAAATACGGGGGTAGTTCGGAGGACGTAGCAAATTCACATAATTTGCGGACCTATAACCCATTATTTGACAAATCATTATCTGGGAAGGATTTTCCAATGTCTTCACTTATGCTTTCCGTCACCACGTTCATCGCCGGCATCAAGACCCGCCTCACCAAGGAAGAGAAGGGCGCCACGATGGTTGAGTACGGCATCATGATCGCGTTTATTGCCCTCTTGGTTTTGGGAGCTGTTTCCCTCCTCGGCCCGCAGATCGCCAACCTGTTCACACAGGTCGACAACGCCATCTAGCTGATCGCTTTACAGGCTGGCTCTGGTGGCGACCGTCACCGGAGCCAGCTTGCTTTCATCGTCCTATCTGGGAAGGCCATGGACTTATGGAACGGAAGGAACGCGGTGCAGTAGCTATTGAGATGGCTATTCTGCTCCCGCTGCTGCTCCTGATTTTGATCGGCATTATCGAATTCGGACGCGTCCTGAATGTACAAGTGTCTCTGACGCAGGCGGCCCGTGAAGGCGCCCGGTACGCCGCTGTTCACTACCAGGATGGAGCTTTGGATGTCTCGGGGACGGCGTTGGCGGCGGCTCCATCCCTGAACGGGTTGGGTGTAACGGTCAGTGACAATGCTGCCAGCTGCTCTCCTGGATCGAATGTGACAGTCACCACCAGCGTTGCGTTACCCTCCATGTCCGGTTTTCTCGACGCCGGTTTCTTCGGCGCACCGGGCATCTTTCCCATGAACATGTCTGGGGTCGGGGTGATGAGATGCGGTGGTTAAGCCGTCAGCAGAAGAAGGCGAATCGTCATCCAGGTTCGCGTCGAGATTCCACTGAACGCGGCGCAGCCACCATCGTGGTTGCCGGGATGATGGTTGTGTTGCTGGGCTTTGCAGCCTTGGCAGTAGACGTAGGAGCGCTGTACGCCGAAAAGGCCCAATTACAAAACGGAGCTGATGCGGCTGCCTTGGCGATCGCCACCGATTGCGCCGAAGGCAGTTGCGGAGACAGCACCGCAACCGGTAACCAATTCGCCAACATCAACGCCAACGACAGTTCAAGCGGCGCGGCTGTCTCCTTTCCCGCTGCCACCACCGTTCGGGTGGAGACCAATGCCAGGGACAGCGCTGGTCAGAACAGTTTCTCCCTGTATTTTGCACGCGTTCTTGGGTTTGAATCCGCAACCGTGACCGCATCCGCAGAAGCCTCCTGGGGGGCGCCGTCCGCTGCCACAACCCTCCCTTGGACGGTGAGTGAGTGCGTATTCAAGAAATACCTTTCGCCAACCCAGCTCGCGTCATTGAACTCGACAGGAACTTTTGCAGGCGATCCAGTCCCCACACACCTTCTTCTGCGCTATGACGAAAACACGCCGACAGTGCCCGGATGCGCAGCCCAGAACGGTTATCAGCCAGGAGGGTTCGGATGGCTGGTCACCGATGCAGGCTGCTCCACGGAAATCTCTCTCAACGCGACTGTCAACGGACAGCCAGGAAACCACTTTCCTAATGCAGCAGGTTGCAACGCAGCACTGGCAAACATCATGAATGAGCCTGCTCTGATACCCCTATTCAACTCAGCTACCGGAAACGGAAGCAATGCGAAATACACCCTTATCGGTTTCGCCGCGTTTCAAGTAACCGGCTATAAGTTCAGCGGCTCTGGGGCCGTCGTGGACCCTCTTGCTCCTAGTTGCAACGGAAATTGCCGCGGGCTTCAGGGGTACTTCACCCGATTCGTAAGTCTCGAGGAGGGCATGCAGCCGACAGGCGGTGGTCCGAATTACGGCGCCTCTGTCGTCTATCTCACCGAGTAGCGCAGCTACTCAATCTCGCAGCACAATTCAAAGGAGTAGAAGTGAAAGCACGCCTACTGGGAGGCATTGCAGCACTGCTGTTAGCAGTCATCGGCACCGTTTTGCTGGTCACCTACGTTCAGGGGGCAGACAAGCGGGCGCAGCAAGGGCTCGATCCCGTCAATGTACTTGTAGTCAAAGAAAAAATCCCGGCCGGCACAAAGGCTGAGGAACTGGGAACCAAGGTCAAAACCGAAAGCCTGCCGCAATCCGCAGTTGCCCCGGGCACCATCAATGCCTTGGGCGACCAGAAAGGCAAAGTCACCAGCGTCGATCTGCAGCCGGGCGAACAGCTCCTTGGTGTGAAGCTGGTCAATCCGAACGAATTGGTTCCGGGAACAGTTCCTGTCCCTGAAGGCCTTCAGGAAACTACCTTCGTACTCGCCCCGGAACGTATTCTGGGCGGGCGTATCGAAGCCGGCGACACCGTTACGGTTTTCGCGTCGTTCAAGCTAGATGAC
The Paenarthrobacter ureafaciens genome window above contains:
- the cpaB gene encoding Flp pilus assembly protein CpaB, with the translated sequence MLVTYVQGADKRAQQGLDPVNVLVVKEKIPAGTKAEELGTKVKTESLPQSAVAPGTINALGDQKGKVTSVDLQPGEQLLGVKLVNPNELVPGTVPVPEGLQETTFVLAPERILGGRIEAGDTVTVFASFKLDDAVSAGANLPASMTGWKNFTELLYHDVLVTAVQQAAPDAEKSAGSDKGVALPNGSAYVTVALSDANASKMVFGAEFGTLWLSKQTDKTTKSEPPTTTFGGLVQ
- a CDS encoding TadE/TadG family type IV pilus assembly protein, giving the protein MERKERGAVAIEMAILLPLLLLILIGIIEFGRVLNVQVSLTQAAREGARYAAVHYQDGALDVSGTALAAAPSLNGLGVTVSDNAASCSPGSNVTVTTSVALPSMSGFLDAGFFGAPGIFPMNMSGVGVMRCGG
- a CDS encoding prepilin peptidase, translated to MTDGLTLPLLLALGGLLLSPLSELLIARSLPRLGGLPSLRVRITTAAVTALLFGLLGWRFGISPELPAFLLLALLGVQLSRIDFALHLLPNGLVLSLLGGGLVLLGVSSALSPGWPELLRALLGGLVLFAGYLILGIISPRSLGMGDVKLAAPLGLYLGYLGWKQVLFGGLLGFVVGGVLTVLMLRLRSAEKPAETAHGPAMVAAALGVVLVLQ
- a CDS encoding Flp family type IVb pilin codes for the protein MSSLMLSVTTFIAGIKTRLTKEEKGATMVEYGIMIAFIALLVLGAVSLLGPQIANLFTQVDNAI
- a CDS encoding Tad domain-containing protein, whose product is MRWLSRQQKKANRHPGSRRDSTERGAATIVVAGMMVVLLGFAALAVDVGALYAEKAQLQNGADAAALAIATDCAEGSCGDSTATGNQFANINANDSSSGAAVSFPAATTVRVETNARDSAGQNSFSLYFARVLGFESATVTASAEASWGAPSAATTLPWTVSECVFKKYLSPTQLASLNSTGTFAGDPVPTHLLLRYDENTPTVPGCAAQNGYQPGGFGWLVTDAGCSTEISLNATVNGQPGNHFPNAAGCNAALANIMNEPALIPLFNSATGNGSNAKYTLIGFAAFQVTGYKFSGSGAVVDPLAPSCNGNCRGLQGYFTRFVSLEEGMQPTGGGPNYGASVVYLTE